The Biomphalaria glabrata chromosome 1, xgBioGlab47.1, whole genome shotgun sequence sequence AGCACACATGATGGAATGATGAGGAGGGCCCGACAGACGATGTTCTGACCAGGTATGGCTGATGAAATAAAGCAGATGGCAGATACATACACTGCTTGTCAAGAAAGGAAATTTATGAGCCAGAGAGTTTTATTATTCGTTCATGTTAATCAACAGACAGCACTTAGATTCACGAAAAGTTATCATTTACATTAATCCCTAAGGTTCAGATGtgggtaaaataaaataaatcaaatataataaGGGGGCAGATAACTACATTTGCAAATGTAGACAATCGTAGCATCCATAATACTATATGAAGTTATAGCATTGATGTAAAATGAAGAAACCTGAAAATAGCCAGGAAGCAAGAAGATTGTGTGGAATGGTGCAGTATttgtcaaaattaattttatttaaaaaattgtaagtaATGGGTCAATTCATGCTGAAAGTAATATTATTAAGGcgatgttttttattttttactatttatccATCTATCCAAGTAGCGCTACATCCCCCCGAGGGCTCTTGCCTGGTTCAACTCTTCCTTCAATTCAAGTTTTTCTTGAGCTTTTTGTCTCCTTGCTCAAAGTTATTAGATCTGCCTCAATGTCATCCACCATATTTATGGTCTCCCTTTGATCAGTCAGTATACTACTTTTGCTCCTCTGTTTTCTAACATTCTTCCAAGTGACCAGTCAAAcataatttgttcttttttagtagattctaaaaattatatatgattCTTGTTCTgatgtataatttttttgtataatggtACCAACTTTAACTAAAATGGTACAAAATTTGTAATAAACAAGAGtagtaaggggaaaaaaagaaacatttataattttcttttattgaccTGATCACAAGTTAGCCACACACGCTAACATTAAAACCAACATTAAAAGCTTGCATAGACAATCAAAAGAAATTCATTGTTTTGAAATTTAGCAACAAGCATAAAATGGATTTATgagttctaaaaaaataatgacatgtTCAACACAATGATTAAAAAGATAGAGCAttataattctaaaaaaaaaaaatcacagttGGTCAGTTGTGGATTTCAAAACTTCAATTTCATTCTAAACAATTCTTAACTGGAACAAGATaataatatgtatatacatatatttgtgaaacaaaatattttaggcAATTGTCGAATTAGCAAATTAATACTAATGATAAGTATCTCAATGCAATTTACAAAACATACAAGTTTTATTGAGAACACATTAATATCCAATAATGAATGGATAAATTGATCGATTTCATTGTGAAATAGTTGTTGAGTTGTTATAAATTACATTTGTACCTCTGATCATATGTAGGGCCTATATCAATGCTAGTGCCAAGAGAATACTAATATTTTGAATATTCTATGAATATTTCATAAGGATGTTAGTATATCACTTCAAATCAATTTTTAAGTatagattaaaaagaaaaaaaaagtgttagctTTCTTAAGAGCTGTAGAATAattgtataaaagaaaaaatatgtcataTTGTTTCATTCAGGACAACAATGTTGCCACatatataaattgaaaaaaacaacaacacaaaacagAATGAGACTTTGAAAGAATGTTGCTTTTGTtactacacaaaaaaaaataataatttacttaTCAGGAAAACCTttaaattaggaaaaaaaaagaaaaatgataagtttatttttttttttttactttctgtaCCTCTAAGATTAGAACACTGTTAGTGAGCAAACCAATAAAATGTCAGGTTAGAAACAAAACCAAAGGCACATCATTTCAAATGTGGATATAATGATGAAAATGAACATCAATAAAGTTAGTTTTATCAGACCAGGCgtcaatattaaatatttatgcaaAATTGAGTAGAATGCATGACATGGCAACAAACatcttttagaaaagaaacacTTCCAGGTGGTGCCTCCTAATaaatactaataagaaaaaatagaataaattatTCATTCTTAGTAGCATCTAGGCATATAATAGtgccaaaatgaaattaagtttGTAAGTCATTTGGTTGTATTTGAAAGTCACCTGAGGTTAATATTAGTCAAAGAATTTTCAGGAAGATTCCATGATTGCACATATCTTGAGAATTAGTTCTCATCAACAATTTGTATTGACAAAATTTCTTTTAAGAACAATGCCAATTGATCAGCATGATGTAATTCAAATGGGACAAAAGTTGTCATTTGAAAGTAATGTCAAACAACATAAATGAACCCTGATaattattgtacattgatcAATAGATCAGCTGTTGAGATAATGAAAGTGTATTTATGTTCTACTTATTGACCTCTACTAGCCTATGAATGttaatgattttattaaattcatGTCTTTTTGGTGAAATTACTTTAGACATATGGTCAACCCCTATAACATTACACATTgttgattagttttgcgaaTTGGAAAGGTGAGCAAGTCATAAATTGTAGGCTATTTTCTAATCAGGTGAAGAAAATCATATGTATTCTTTACAGCTTAATGTATGCAACAACAAAAACTGACTCTTCACATTTCTATATACACGTTTCCCAGTTTGGGCCCCTCAACTTTCATTATACATACCATCCATAATAGAAGTCTATATACAAAAGTCATTCACCCATTTCGAAAAGAAAATAACCCATTTCAGACTGACAGTGTTTGGATAACAGTTATCAATTAAATTGTCTCATTAGCAGTTATGTTTTGAAAGAATGGACTTGGCTAAATTAGTCGCAGTAGATGGTCAAGTGAAACCTGTGAGGTGATGTTTGCACAAATCTAAATCATGCAGTTAGTGATAAATCTCACAAGGAGTAATAGAGCAAGCTCAATATATTTCACTCTAACAGTTCAGAATGTGACAACCTACTAGCTCTCACATACTTATCACTTAGAAATATATTGTCTATGTGGTAAAATTTGTTGATAACATAATATCGTATAAAATGTACTCCAccccacaaaaacaaaaagagtaacctaaaaAGACAAATGTTACAAAGTCAGACTCTTGTAAAACCGAGTCAGAGAGTTCACAACTAGACGTGAGTTGACAAGTCCAATGGCAGCAAGCAAAATGAAATAAGCCAACATCAGGAGAGGAAACTTGTACTCTTGCAGCCATGACATTGTGGATCTGGAGGTAAAGAAACATTAAAAGAGAAATAAGTGAGCAGCAACTGTATTACAGCATTTTAAGTCAAGCTTAAGTCCTAAAAGCGTGGGGAGGGGGGCACTTGGTGTGAAAACCAACACTTTCATTCCAAACTTTGGTAGCATGTTGCGTCTCCTTGGGTCAGAAAGACTGACAACACTTCctgaaatgttcaaaatatatgCAACTGCTACTTATGGTCTTCAAAAGATAAATCCGTTAATTCTTAACAGTAATTATGTGCatacattttttacatacataaaaaaaaaattcaaaagttGAATCAAATCAAATTAAATACTCTACAATGGTAACAAAGGTGTaaagggaaaaaacaacaacttatcttttagagagagagagggggaggaaAAGAGCTTATTTTGCAAACTTATTCTACATTATAAATAGAAGAAATGAATAGTATTGAAGAatagccatatttaatttttgtattcattaaaatatatgataataaaaaacacacaaatatcTGCAAGTTTTGTTAATAGTAATATAAGAATGGGAatggtggcagagtggtaaagcacttggcttctgaaccaaagGGTTTTGGAATTAACTCTCTGTGAACACAGGGATTTTGAGCTGCAGGGTTTTTAGGACGCTTCTGGTTTTATcaaactctaataggtacctgacagttggggaaagtaaagactgttggtcattgtgctagccacatgacacccttgttaaccatcagCCAGATGACCTCTAAATTATCAGCTCTAtagatcccaaggtctgaaagaactTTTAATATGAGAACAACAAACTAAAATGCAAAACTGCAAATAAGAAATGTATATATCAGTAATTTCTTCAGAAGTGTGTAGACTATCTACTTCAAAGACTGATCACTTACACAGGAGAGATAGTGTCCAGTTTATAGATGAGCAAATACTTGACCCTTATGACATCATCATTCTGCACCACATAGTATTTCTCAGGTACATCTTCAGTGATGTTTGATGCCTTGGCTCTTTGTTTCTGTTCAGAAGTACTGCCTAAAACACAAGTTTTCATATCATTTGATTGTTTTCTTCTATAGAGTTGTTAAACTAGCTACAAAACACTGACTTAAGATATGAGTTATTAAACATAAGCCAAAAGGGTCACATCTGAATGCAATAGTTAATATAAACAATCCAGCGGTCTGGCCAGAGCAATGACTCATTAAAtatatactgtttttttttagaaatgtacCCTTTGGGGCAGCAAGctctatttctttaaaaagaacataCTGAGATTCTCAGATTATCAAAAgtgtttagatttttaaaatttgtgaaCAAATCATGACACATCCATGACAAATCCCATATCTATGTGCTTAGGGGCCACTGTGATTACCTTTTTTAATTTGACATTTGACACTTGCATCATCAATCATCTCACACACAGCCACACAGGACAGCTTGGCACCAACACAACTATTTCTCCAGCCTTCTCCATTAGGACTGTATATAAGTGAAACAGAAAGCTCACTGGATAAGTAAGTACCTTCTCCAAACATTCCCACCTATTACAAAGATgaagataaaatgaaaaaaaaaaatcatgaatgCTCAGTACGGTACAGAAGTGCATTTGAATCAGCAAATaaatagtgtttaaaaaatttcaattattttatacCTAGTGTCATCTAATAGGCTTAAAATGTCCAACATGTATTCTGTACATATTTGTAAAACACATAACTGATGTGATTTCATTATTGAGACAATAAGTGGgtgatttcatttttaaagagTGAAatcataagaaaaaaattaacaaagtaaGAATTAATGGAGTAAGAATTGAGTGATTTAGTTAAGATAAAAGCATACTTTATTGAGATAAGAATTGAGTGATTTAGTTAAGATAAAATCATACTTTATTGAGATAAGAATTGAGTCCATTGTGAAGTATTGAATAAAAGTTATCAAGGCGACTGCCATGGTAGGCAAAGAAAGTTTTTCTGGAGCCTTTCAATTGTTCAAActtcctctctttctccaaGCTGTaaacaacttcaaaaacaaaatcaggTTGTGTTGTAGACATGACTTGTCCTGTAAGCTCTTTGATAGTTTGAAACTGAaataaatgtcaataaataacagttacatttaaatttgataAATGATGTTTTTAGAAATGCAATGATCTCTTTGGGTATGGAATCATAGCGCTCATTTTAATACTGACTTTTGGCTcctaacaaacaaaaacaactttgtGTGTAGCATTTTTCCACCTTTTTTTGCTAGGTCCAGTGAGAAATCAAAGAATATAatgtacaatttatttaaaagacattcttgaatgacaaaacaattcaaacCTTCAAGAGGATGGAAGAAGAAAACTAGACAAGTTTTTTATTAAggtcttatgaaaaaaaaaatgtgtgtcatTTTATAAAGTTTGTTGGTCCATTTAGTTTAGCCATATGTTGACTAGCATTTCCTAATTATCTGTGTTAGCAAAAGAAATGTGTacctattttattttacaaactacATGTTTGTAATACTATAATTAtacattgcatttttttttttttttttttttttgtaaatgaaaaTAACATAAGTGTTCATATTTGCAATATATAATTCACCAgctgtcaaacaaacaaaaaaaaaaatattgaagcttAAAGCATTTTCGTGAAACATATTAATCCTGCCCTACTTGTGGTCCTTATGCTGCCAATGAGTGCACTCTTTTGTTTCATCTGATACTAAACCTGTGTCTTTGTTGTTTTGTCTTTCATTAAATAGCTTGTCATAGATTTATTTCAATAGTTccacaaataaaacattatattaGACATAACAAAAATGCCCAATTATGGTTATTTACAAAATATGGAAAGATAAATCAGAGGTGaactgttatggagtgtgtgtttctatggtgatggtgggaagaggttagtgattggttgtgaatgatacAATACAGGTGGCATTGTCATCATTGGTTTTAGATAGGATAGATTACTTCAGAACGGGAGACTGAAAGGttttgttattgtagtgagttagattttattCAAAAATCTGATTACTTAAAGTCaggtacatttattttatcctcatatcaacttgattttctCTAATTATTACTGCTCACAAAAAAGTTACTtcagttatttcaagttttattagttgagaTATAATACATCTAGAGCAGTCCAGTTGTcgaccagcagtttggtgccaCAAGCAAACGACTGTCAAGAACATGAACTCAAgccaaaaattaaatttaataagtttttactttaaatttggTGAGTTGAACACCAAAAGGGTCTCATAACTGACTTTGTGTCTACTATACTTTCTAAGCAGTGACAGTTGTCCCAGAATTTGgtttaacataaaaataaacaacatgtTTCCAGATGTGGACAAATGCACAAGATATAGCATTGTTATCACCAAGAAAGTATAAACTAGAAAGTAATTCTCCACTATGCAGTAACCAAAGATTTGATTTCATGTCAATCACCATCAGCTTTTAATTGCTCTgaacaaaaattgttttgtttttacaactttgaatgaaataataaaagttGCATAATAAATGTCAAGAACTACTGGGTACAGTTTAAGTTTGAACAGGATAAAAATACTagagaagaaaaacaacaacttaaaattgtatagacctaaaaaatttaattaacttttattCTTTATTAACAAGGAAGTTCTTCTGTGTAAACAAGGGCCatcattaatattataaaaGGTTGTTTTTGGGGAGGAGAAAATAAAAAGGAGGAGTAAATTTATTAAAGTCTTAAATGAGtgtttttcagaaaaaaatgaaatgactatatttaaataaaatacttacaCAAGACTCTTTATCACAAAATTTAAGACTAAAATGTTTGGTTGTCAGAACCCAAGACAAAAGCTCTTTACAATCTTTAGAGAGTATGTGATCAAAGTTGGAATTAGATAACAGAGCTGGAACTCTAGAAATCAcatctctctttaaaaaataaaaagaaattaagatataatattacatattgtcaattggttgtgaatgatacatgcataaaacatttaaaaacttttcttaCAGCTGAAGCAGCATATAGTTATATAGCCACAACAAAGAAGCATTACTTTATTCGATACTAAAATAAAGAATGTTTAACTATTAAGATATATGTCCTGCAATTCACCCCAGAAAAAGATCAGAATTTTTACCCAGGGTTTAAGAATGTTTCTGAGTCCATACTGTGAATAATGGGTTTCCATACAATTTTTCAGGAAAATAAAGGCATTGTACTGGCCAAAAATATTCTTGTAAACCTTTGaccattaaaattgaaaatgcTCTACTTCACCTGCCCTTATTGTTTCACTAGGGAAACTGATACCTGTTACCAATAAATGTTgtacaattaaaagaaaaaaaaaattctagacaATGTGTTTCTCTACATAAGCTAGACATATATCTGGGATCTAATTAGCAGTCTTTGTGCTGTTACTTTGAAGGAAATATAGTACattgaaacaaagaaatgaGGTATTCACATGTAGGCATTTTTAAGAAACTGTAGAGACTAACATGTTACTTACCAAAGCAGgtatatttttttcctcaactGTATCTGAGCTATACATAGGCGGGAAGGGATGAAGAATAGAATTGAATCTGTAGCTTTTGGCTGCAGCAACAAACAAGCTCCATAGAAGATCATATGCATACAAGTCACAGTTTAGTAAGCTTGAAAGGCTAACCTCTTTCTTGCTGCTTGTAGCCTTTGAAACCCCCTCACTCAACAGCATCTCATCATTTTCTATATTCTCAGACATTTATCTAACCTTTGCTAATAATGTCAGTctaatatttgaaacaaaatgtttacttttctcCTTTTCTGTTACAATATACAGAAGTTGATGAATGGAGATTACTTAAAGTTTTAGATAAatctaaaatttcaacaaaaattATCACAACAGCAAAGCTTtgtaatagaattttttttaaaaagaaaaacattatgtTATATAATACTGAAAGCTTGTAAAAATAAAGGACATAAGAAGAGACTCTACTGTTTCATGAGATCAAATATTCTCTGCAACTTATATGTTAAAaacaagttctagatctaataaattattttttttattttagtaattTTTATAGATGAAATCAGTTTTCTACAATAACAACTCACTTACAATTTTATATGTCAATTATgatgttataaaatatattttaaaaaaaaaattgaattaaaaaaatgtttatgaaacaG is a genomic window containing:
- the LOC106079905 gene encoding protein mono-ADP-ribosyltransferase PARP16-like, giving the protein MSENIENDEMLLSEGVSKATSSKKEVSLSSLLNCDLYAYDLLWSLFVAAAKSYRFNSILHPFPPMYSSDTVEEKNIPALRDVISRVPALLSNSNFDHILSKDCKELLSWVLTTKHFSLKFCDKESCFQTIKELTGQVMSTTQPDFVFEVVYSLEKERKFEQLKGSRKTFFAYHGSRLDNFYSILHNGLNSYLNKVGMFGEGTYLSSELSVSLIYSPNGEGWRNSCVGAKLSCVAVCEMIDDASVKCQIKKGSTSEQKQRAKASNITEDVPEKYYVVQNDDVIRVKYLLIYKLDTISPVSTMSWLQEYKFPLLMLAYFILLAAIGLVNSRLVVNSLTRFYKSLTL